A single genomic interval of Pseudomonadota bacterium harbors:
- the secB gene encoding protein-export chaperone SecB codes for MAEEDNAAGAQPEAAQQSRFTVQKLFLKDVSFESPGAPGIFAERGEPELKMNLQQRVQAVGEGQYEVVLIVTVTCKLGDKTAYLAEVQQAGIFGLEGFEQEQLQATLGAYCPTILFPYARQQVAELVSHGGFQPLLLQPVNFDQLYADQVRKRFEQAQAGGSA; via the coding sequence ATGGCTGAAGAAGACAACGCAGCGGGCGCGCAGCCTGAAGCGGCGCAACAATCGCGCTTTACGGTCCAGAAACTCTTTCTGAAAGACGTTTCGTTCGAATCGCCGGGCGCTCCCGGCATCTTTGCCGAGCGGGGAGAGCCCGAGCTGAAGATGAATCTCCAGCAGCGCGTTCAGGCCGTGGGTGAAGGCCAGTATGAGGTGGTGCTGATCGTGACGGTGACCTGCAAGCTGGGTGACAAGACGGCATACCTGGCGGAAGTGCAGCAGGCCGGCATCTTCGGTCTGGAGGGCTTCGAGCAGGAGCAGCTTCAGGCGACGCTTGGCGCCTACTGCCCGACTATCCTCTTTCCCTACGCCCGTCAGCAGGTGGCTGAGCTGGTGTCTCACGGCGGCTTCCAGCCGCTGCTGCTGCAGCCGGTCAACTTCGACCAGCTCTACGCTGATCAGGTCCGCAAGCGCTTCGAGCAAGCTCAGGCTGGCGGCAGCGCCTGA
- a CDS encoding NAD(P)H-dependent glycerol-3-phosphate dehydrogenase translates to MNDSSVPFCVLGAGSWGTALAMQAARSGRPVRLWGRSAEQLQAMAADHANRQYLPGFRFPDSLTPEPELARAVAGAPLVMIAVPSHAFATTLKLAAPLLAAGARICWSSKGFEPDTGRLLHLVAQDLLPAHDSGAILTGPSFAREVAADLPTAVTVASPDAGLAEDIVRVFHHGSFRAYRTDDIVGAELGGAMKNVMAIGTGIADGIALGTNARAAMITRGLAEMMRLSDALGGRRETLTGLSGMGDLVLTCTGDLSRNRRYGLARGEGRSHEEALREIQQVVEGVGTAQALLKLAAATGVELPISEQIYRIVTGEITPRDGVRNLMSREPRIETD, encoded by the coding sequence TTGAACGATTCAAGCGTTCCATTCTGTGTCCTGGGAGCTGGCTCCTGGGGCACGGCGCTGGCCATGCAGGCCGCTCGCAGCGGTCGCCCCGTGCGGCTCTGGGGAAGGTCGGCTGAGCAGCTTCAGGCGATGGCGGCGGACCACGCTAACCGCCAATACCTTCCCGGCTTTCGTTTTCCTGATTCTCTGACGCCTGAGCCTGAACTGGCGCGCGCCGTTGCCGGCGCTCCGCTGGTGATGATCGCGGTGCCCAGCCACGCATTTGCGACGACCCTGAAGTTGGCGGCCCCACTGCTGGCAGCGGGAGCCCGAATCTGTTGGTCGAGCAAAGGCTTTGAACCCGATACCGGTCGGCTGCTGCACCTGGTGGCTCAGGATTTGCTGCCTGCTCACGACAGCGGCGCCATCCTGACCGGGCCCTCGTTTGCCCGCGAGGTGGCGGCAGATCTGCCCACCGCCGTGACGGTGGCATCGCCGGATGCCGGTCTGGCCGAGGACATCGTGCGCGTGTTCCACCACGGCAGCTTTCGCGCCTATCGAACCGACGATATTGTCGGCGCAGAGCTCGGGGGCGCCATGAAAAACGTGATGGCGATCGGCACCGGGATCGCCGACGGCATCGCTCTGGGGACGAATGCCCGCGCGGCGATGATCACCCGCGGCCTGGCCGAAATGATGCGGCTGTCCGACGCGCTCGGAGGCCGGCGCGAGACGCTGACCGGGCTCTCCGGCATGGGTGATCTGGTGCTGACCTGTACCGGAGATCTGTCCCGCAATCGCCGCTATGGCTTGGCTCGCGGCGAGGGACGCAGCCATGAGGAGGCGCTGCGGGAAATCCAGCAGGTGGTCGAGGGGGTCGGGACAGCGCAGGCGCTGTTGAAGCTTGCCGCTGCTACCGGCGTTGAACTGCCGATTTCAGAGCAGATCTATCGGATCGTGACCGGCGAGATCACCCCCCGCGACGGCGTGCGCAACCTGATGTCCCGCGAACCGCGCATCGAAACCGACTAA
- a CDS encoding rhodanese-like domain-containing protein, which translates to MLERLPEFASNHPLLIVMFAGLVVALIVTEIRHLKRGFASLSPALLTQLINRADPVVIDVSASADFGRGHIVGARNILPSSIEPANKPLKDWKDSELAVYCKNGMVSEQICRKLVKAGFSKVHWLRGGLTAWVADQLPVTRAKK; encoded by the coding sequence ATGCTCGAACGCTTGCCCGAATTTGCTTCCAATCATCCGCTGCTGATCGTCATGTTTGCGGGCCTGGTGGTCGCCTTGATTGTGACCGAAATCCGGCACCTGAAGCGAGGGTTTGCTTCGTTGAGCCCGGCGCTGCTGACCCAGCTCATCAACCGTGCTGACCCGGTTGTCATCGACGTCAGCGCGAGCGCTGATTTTGGCCGGGGGCACATCGTTGGCGCCCGAAACATTTTGCCATCGTCGATCGAGCCGGCAAACAAACCGCTGAAGGACTGGAAAGACAGCGAGTTGGCGGTTTACTGCAAAAACGGCATGGTGTCTGAGCAGATTTGCCGCAAGCTGGTTAAAGCCGGCTTCAGCAAAGTTCACTGGCTGCGGGGCGGGCTGACGGCATGGGTTGCCGATCAGCTGCCGGTGACTCGCGCGAAGAAATGA
- a CDS encoding peptidoglycan DD-metalloendopeptidase family protein: MGARGCQGRRKSRAALPFLALILAVAAASIFTPDARAQDQEQLEQQLAEARRKLAQVQREVEASQSGYARETAALRAVEKDISATRRSMATLTDQIAKQGEEISRLEQRASELQSELTTETGRLASLVRRTWISGRGSGLRTLLSIDEFSTAARQLHFQRILAQARSKQLTRLREGLADLLAVRLEAAGVRERMEKQRGELQLQEQALEASRRQRAGAAAALRAAIDRQEQRSQELRADTERLNRLLEELATLFADIPDQLDAASGLPTPAGHLQLPVAGRIVKGAGAAKADGMHRFGMLIEAEPGAPVSSVSYGRVAYADWLRGFGLLTIVDHGDGYLTLYAFNESLYREVGDWVGPGDIIAAAGASGGRTAPALYFELRRNGTPIDPRPWLQRSR, translated from the coding sequence ATGGGTGCGCGGGGCTGCCAGGGTAGACGAAAGTCTCGGGCCGCCCTGCCGTTTCTTGCGCTGATTCTCGCCGTCGCCGCGGCAAGCATTTTCACCCCGGATGCCAGGGCCCAGGATCAGGAGCAGCTCGAGCAGCAGCTCGCTGAGGCGCGTCGCAAGCTGGCACAGGTCCAGCGGGAGGTGGAAGCCAGCCAATCCGGCTACGCTCGGGAAACCGCTGCCCTGCGGGCCGTCGAGAAGGACATCAGCGCGACCCGACGATCGATGGCAACCCTGACGGATCAGATCGCAAAGCAGGGCGAGGAGATCTCGCGGCTCGAACAGCGCGCCAGCGAACTGCAGAGCGAGCTGACGACGGAAACCGGTCGCCTCGCCAGCCTGGTTCGCAGGACCTGGATCAGCGGTCGGGGGTCTGGCCTGCGGACCCTGTTGAGCATCGATGAGTTCTCGACCGCCGCACGGCAGCTGCACTTTCAGCGAATCCTGGCGCAGGCCAGGTCGAAGCAGCTCACCCGGCTGCGCGAAGGCCTGGCGGATCTCCTGGCAGTCCGTCTCGAAGCCGCCGGGGTACGCGAGCGGATGGAGAAGCAGCGCGGCGAGCTGCAGCTGCAAGAGCAGGCGCTGGAGGCCAGTCGGCGCCAGCGTGCCGGGGCGGCCGCGGCGCTCCGAGCAGCCATCGATCGTCAGGAGCAGCGTTCGCAGGAGCTGCGCGCTGACACGGAGCGGCTCAACCGGCTGCTGGAAGAACTGGCAACGCTGTTTGCCGATATTCCCGATCAGCTGGATGCGGCTTCGGGGCTACCCACACCCGCCGGCCACCTGCAGCTGCCGGTGGCCGGTCGAATTGTCAAAGGCGCTGGTGCCGCCAAAGCGGACGGAATGCACCGCTTCGGCATGCTGATCGAGGCTGAGCCGGGGGCCCCGGTGAGCTCGGTGTCCTACGGCCGGGTCGCCTACGCCGACTGGCTGCGAGGCTTCGGTCTGCTCACCATCGTTGATCATGGGGACGGGTATCTGACGCTCTACGCGTTCAACGAAAGTCTTTATCGCGAAGTGGGCGATTGGGTGGGGCCCGGCGATATCATCGCCGCTGCCGGAGCGAGCGGCGGCCGAACCGCGCCAGCGCTCTATTTTGAGCTGCGTCGCAACGGCACGCCTATCGATCCACGGCCCTGGCTGCAACGAAGCCGCTAG
- a CDS encoding cation:proton antiporter has product MMEHVWLTVLGLSGLLTLAVLVWPLAARLSFPYTVMLAAIGCAIGYLEHSLGQGMNIGIFSDMLDALHALDITSETILFVFLPALVFESALAIDVRRLMEDIAPILMLAVVGLLISTVFVGLVLQAVTGMALLVCLLLGAIVSATDPVAVVAIFKDLGAPKRLAILVEGESLFNDATAIVVFTILSAMVLGESDAGALAGIAAFAKVFFGGIAVGYILARIFTGLMEWLGDAVLPQITLTLTLAYLSFLLAEHYLHVSGVMAVVTASLVLGSRGRSIFSRDGWHEMEGVWEQVGFLANSVIFVLVGIAVPGILAEFTTTHFLWLGVLVLAAFTARFALIFGLVPVLSKLGWAQAVAVGYRAVMFWGGLRGAVSLALALAVMENEGFSPEVRSFVGTLVTGFVLVTLAVNATTVQLVMKAFGLDKLSAVDLAVRDRALSLGLAGVGESLSDVARSSDLPDTLASKVSQPYQKRAKQAAAQSGGEAATISHEAWLQVGLKVMTAREQQVYQEQLDQGLISSETMRRLLRGVNDLQDGIKADGRPGYEAADANTLKLGWQMAAAAQLQRRLGLTGPLTRQLAQRFEYLQATTMGLRKLAQQQMVNELAQPELAVELAAVLQERLSEHSAALQCLRAAYPEYAAGLEEALLEQIAVRLEYAEYKNMRAQSAISKEVYSDLKREVDTHAAKIQRPTLDLGLEAQKLVQNMPFFAGLPEDQQKEVCRMLKPRLVLPGEQVITQGERGDCMYFISSGAARVVLDPADVILGRGDFFGEMALLEDAPRKVSVVSEGFTDLLTLFTKDFRTLLARHPELKSEIEAVARDRA; this is encoded by the coding sequence ATGATGGAACACGTCTGGTTAACCGTGCTGGGGCTGAGCGGGCTGCTGACCCTCGCGGTGCTGGTTTGGCCTCTGGCCGCACGCTTGAGCTTTCCTTATACCGTCATGCTGGCGGCGATTGGCTGCGCGATTGGTTACCTTGAGCACAGCCTGGGCCAGGGTATGAATATCGGCATATTCAGCGACATGCTGGACGCCCTGCACGCGCTGGATATCACCTCCGAAACGATCCTGTTTGTTTTTCTACCCGCGCTGGTCTTTGAGTCGGCGCTCGCCATCGACGTACGCCGACTGATGGAGGACATCGCCCCGATCCTGATGCTGGCAGTTGTGGGCCTGCTCATCTCAACGGTGTTTGTCGGGCTGGTCCTGCAGGCGGTGACCGGCATGGCGCTCCTGGTCTGCCTGCTGCTTGGCGCCATCGTCTCCGCTACCGATCCGGTGGCGGTGGTGGCGATCTTTAAAGATCTCGGGGCGCCCAAGCGTCTGGCGATCCTGGTTGAGGGTGAGAGTCTGTTTAACGACGCCACAGCAATCGTGGTTTTTACCATCCTGTCGGCCATGGTGCTCGGTGAGTCGGACGCGGGCGCCCTCGCCGGCATCGCGGCTTTTGCCAAGGTGTTTTTTGGCGGCATCGCGGTAGGCTACATCCTGGCGCGGATTTTCACTGGCCTGATGGAGTGGCTGGGGGACGCCGTGCTGCCCCAAATTACCCTTACTCTGACGCTGGCTTACCTGTCGTTCCTGCTCGCCGAGCACTACCTGCACGTCTCAGGCGTGATGGCTGTTGTCACCGCTTCGCTGGTGCTCGGTTCGCGCGGGCGCAGCATCTTCAGTCGCGACGGCTGGCACGAGATGGAAGGTGTTTGGGAGCAGGTGGGCTTCCTGGCCAACTCGGTGATCTTTGTGCTGGTCGGCATTGCGGTGCCCGGGATTCTGGCTGAGTTCACCACAACGCACTTCCTGTGGCTGGGGGTGCTCGTGCTGGCCGCATTCACGGCCCGGTTTGCCCTGATCTTTGGGCTGGTGCCGGTGCTGTCGAAGCTCGGCTGGGCCCAGGCCGTGGCGGTAGGCTACCGTGCCGTAATGTTCTGGGGTGGTCTGCGCGGCGCTGTTTCGCTGGCGCTGGCGCTGGCCGTGATGGAAAACGAGGGATTTTCGCCAGAGGTTCGCAGCTTTGTGGGTACGCTCGTGACCGGCTTTGTGCTGGTCACCCTGGCGGTGAACGCCACCACCGTACAGCTGGTGATGAAAGCTTTCGGGCTGGATAAGCTCAGCGCGGTGGATCTGGCGGTGCGTGACCGGGCGCTGAGCCTCGGCCTGGCGGGGGTGGGTGAGAGCCTCAGCGATGTGGCCCGGTCTTCTGACCTGCCCGACACGCTGGCCTCCAAAGTGTCTCAGCCCTATCAGAAGCGGGCTAAGCAGGCGGCTGCCCAGTCCGGCGGCGAGGCGGCCACCATCAGTCATGAGGCGTGGCTGCAGGTGGGGTTGAAAGTGATGACCGCCCGCGAGCAGCAGGTTTACCAGGAGCAGCTGGACCAGGGGCTGATTTCCTCGGAAACCATGCGGCGGCTGCTGCGCGGGGTCAACGACCTGCAGGACGGCATCAAGGCCGACGGTCGACCGGGTTATGAGGCGGCCGATGCCAATACGCTCAAGCTCGGATGGCAGATGGCGGCAGCGGCGCAGCTTCAGCGCCGGCTGGGGCTGACGGGCCCGCTGACCCGCCAGCTCGCGCAGCGCTTTGAATACCTGCAGGCGACGACGATGGGCCTGCGGAAACTGGCTCAGCAGCAGATGGTGAATGAGCTTGCTCAGCCCGAGCTGGCCGTTGAGCTCGCCGCGGTGCTACAGGAGCGGCTGAGCGAACACAGCGCGGCGCTGCAGTGCCTGCGCGCGGCCTATCCGGAATACGCGGCCGGTCTTGAGGAGGCGCTGCTCGAACAGATTGCGGTGCGCCTCGAGTACGCGGAGTACAAAAACATGCGGGCCCAGTCGGCGATCAGTAAGGAGGTGTACAGCGATCTCAAGCGGGAGGTGGACACCCACGCGGCCAAGATCCAGCGCCCGACCCTCGACCTGGGGCTCGAGGCCCAAAAGCTGGTTCAAAACATGCCGTTTTTTGCCGGCCTGCCGGAAGATCAGCAGAAAGAAGTCTGCCGGATGCTGAAGCCCCGGCTGGTCCTGCCGGGAGAGCAGGTCATCACCCAGGGGGAGCGAGGCGACTGCATGTACTTCATCTCCTCTGGCGCTGCCCGGGTGGTGCTGGACCCCGCTGACGTCATCCTCGGCCGCGGTGACTTTTTCGGAGAGATGGCCCTGCTGGAAGACGCTCCGCGTAAGGTCAGCGTCGTCTCCGAGGGCTTTACCGACCTGCTGACGCTGTTCACCAAAGACTTTCGCACGCTGCTCGCGCGCCATCCCGAGCTGAAGTCAGAAATCGAGGCGGTCGCCCGAGACCGCGCCTGA